In Arcobacter sp. F2176, a single genomic region encodes these proteins:
- the ybaK gene encoding Cys-tRNA(Pro) deacylase produces MTPAIRLLKKNKCDFKIHKYDHDPACTNFGEEAVIKLNLDKNRVFKTLLVELTPKELIVCVIPVSKQLSLKDVANAFKVKKAQMADKDEAQKVTGYLLGGISPLGQKKRLKTLVDESAFNYETIFVSGGKRGLDIELKAEDIVSLVGAQKFLIST; encoded by the coding sequence ATGACACCTGCAATTAGATTACTTAAAAAGAATAAATGTGATTTTAAAATACATAAATATGACCATGACCCAGCTTGCACAAATTTTGGGGAAGAAGCAGTTATTAAATTAAACCTTGATAAGAATAGAGTATTTAAAACATTATTAGTAGAACTAACACCAAAAGAGTTAATTGTTTGTGTAATACCTGTATCTAAACAACTAAGTTTGAAAGATGTAGCAAATGCATTTAAAGTAAAAAAAGCACAAATGGCAGATAAAGATGAAGCTCAAAAAGTCACAGGATACTTACTTGGTGGAATATCACCTTTGGGACAGAAAAAAAGATTAAAAACTCTTGTTGATGAAAGTGCATTTAATTATGAGACTATCTTTGTAAGTGGTGGTAAAAGAGGTTTAGATATTGAATTAAAAGCAGAAGATATTGTAAGCTTAGTTGGCGCCCAAAAATTTCTTATTAGTACTTAG
- a CDS encoding SDR family oxidoreductase — translation MKVLLTGSTGYIGRRLKQKLLQDENIILRLLVRNKKSITPNLKRTVEICEGNSFDVESLKKALKGVEVAFYLIHSLNRKDYKNLDKISAQNFLDAAIFCGVKKIIYLGGLGVKNSDTSEHLLSRLETGEILSSSNKVQTIWIRAGVIIGSGSTSFEIIRNLTEKLPVMTTPKWVNTKTQPIAVFDVLNYLYSSIYLEEKGNITIDVGSEQLTYKEMMLQTATALGLKRYIIPLPFLSITLSSYWLNLFTPVSYGVAKALIEGLKSEATVQNNNAIKYFPNIKPTSYIDSVKKAVEEIRNNQVVSRWSDRFGSVWDKDYTEELAHAIFMDRRVEDISNLSHKKIYKSFISIGGEFGWFDYDFLWKTRGVIDKMIGGVGLKRGRRDQFNLRIGDSLDFWKVIDVQENKRLLLLAQMKLPGNAWLEFKIDGNKLIQSAYFYPKGLLGRMYWYILVPIHYFVFTNMIKSIIKKSKTLS, via the coding sequence ATGAAAGTGTTACTTACTGGTTCTACTGGATATATAGGAAGAAGACTTAAACAAAAACTTTTACAAGATGAAAACATTATTTTAAGATTATTAGTTAGAAATAAAAAGTCTATAACTCCTAATCTAAAAAGAACTGTGGAAATTTGTGAAGGCAATAGTTTTGATGTAGAAAGTTTAAAAAAAGCATTAAAAGGCGTGGAAGTAGCTTTTTATTTAATCCACTCTTTAAATAGAAAAGACTACAAAAACCTCGATAAAATTTCTGCTCAGAATTTTCTTGATGCTGCTATTTTTTGCGGTGTAAAGAAAATTATTTATCTAGGAGGATTAGGTGTTAAAAATAGTGATACAAGTGAACATCTATTAAGTAGATTAGAAACAGGGGAAATATTAAGTTCAAGTAATAAGGTTCAAACTATATGGATAAGAGCTGGAGTAATTATAGGTTCAGGAAGTACAAGTTTTGAGATAATAAGAAACTTAACTGAAAAACTACCAGTTATGACTACCCCAAAATGGGTAAATACAAAAACACAACCAATAGCAGTATTTGATGTATTAAATTATCTTTATTCTTCAATATATTTAGAAGAAAAAGGAAATATAACTATTGATGTAGGTTCAGAACAATTAACATACAAAGAGATGATGTTACAAACAGCTACTGCTTTGGGATTAAAAAGATACATTATTCCTTTGCCTTTTTTATCAATTACTTTGTCTTCATATTGGTTAAATCTATTTACTCCTGTATCTTATGGAGTTGCAAAAGCTTTGATAGAAGGATTAAAATCAGAAGCCACTGTACAAAATAATAATGCAATAAAATATTTTCCTAATATAAAACCCACCTCTTATATAGATTCAGTTAAAAAAGCTGTTGAGGAGATAAGAAATAACCAAGTAGTAAGTAGATGGAGTGATAGATTTGGTAGTGTTTGGGATAAAGACTACACAGAAGAACTTGCCCATGCAATATTTATGGATAGAAGGGTCGAAGATATTTCAAATCTTTCCCATAAAAAAATTTATAAATCTTTTATCTCTATTGGAGGAGAATTTGGTTGGTTTGATTATGACTTTTTATGGAAAACAAGAGGAGTCATAGATAAAATGATTGGAGGTGTAGGATTAAAAAGAGGAAGAAGAGACCAATTTAATTTAAGAATAGGTGATAGTTTAGACTTTTGGAAGGTAATTGATGTACAAGAGAATAAAAGACTTCTTCTTTTAGCACAAATGAAACTTCCAGGTAATGCTTGGTTGGAGTTTAAAATAGATGGAAATAAACTTATTCAATCAGCATATTTTTACCCAAAAGGTTTATTAGGAAGAATGTATTGGTATATTTTAGTTCCTATTCACTACTTTGTTTTTACAAATATGATAAAAAGTATTATAAAAAAAAGTAAAACTCTTAGTTAA
- a CDS encoding SagB family peptide dehydrogenase, protein MFQDFFEYHQQTKHSYYSVRSNPNRIDWDNPPFRFKPYFESKRVVLDLEKENHRFIYQSAGITAKKTYPGVEYYLRVIPSAGALYPNEIYFQSRNNQDIDDGIYHYDSSSNSIELLNPIEDDGLDPYFGYEKKQNGFIFLVSSVYYRSSWKYKNRGFRYCLLDAGHILGALEASSYVFSKPYEIRYDFDKESLNKMFGFDRDEFFTSAFLVTFPTNKEVKKSDFKLNYASATGDFVENELIEYAYKDSLPILNKQAQNSSASFNYNKEVFQETILNRRSIREFNQGSMSKIEFEMIMKNIKDNIISDCEEEVEIYYVINRVKDMILGLYLDDKIIKEGDLKQKAGYLCLEQDLGKSSAVTFFLTTKSKNYQAAYQKAGIIGHRLYLASNYLGYGCSGIGAYYDDEVCEFIGDNTMVLYALAIGK, encoded by the coding sequence TTGTTTCAAGACTTTTTTGAATATCATCAACAAACTAAACACTCATACTATTCTGTTAGAAGTAACCCTAACAGAATAGATTGGGACAATCCTCCTTTTAGATTTAAGCCTTATTTTGAGAGTAAAAGAGTTGTTTTAGATTTAGAAAAAGAGAATCACAGATTTATTTATCAAAGTGCTGGAATAACTGCTAAAAAAACTTATCCAGGAGTTGAGTATTATCTAAGAGTAATACCTAGTGCAGGGGCACTCTATCCTAATGAAATCTATTTTCAAAGTAGAAATAACCAAGATATTGATGATGGAATTTATCATTATGATAGTTCTTCAAATTCTATAGAACTGTTAAATCCTATTGAAGATGATGGATTAGATCCATATTTTGGATATGAAAAAAAACAAAATGGATTTATTTTTTTAGTTTCATCTGTATATTATCGTTCATCTTGGAAATACAAGAATAGAGGATTTCGTTATTGTTTACTTGATGCTGGACATATTTTAGGGGCACTTGAAGCTTCTTCTTATGTTTTTTCAAAGCCTTATGAGATAAGGTACGATTTTGATAAAGAGTCTTTAAATAAAATGTTTGGTTTTGATAGGGATGAGTTTTTTACTTCTGCTTTTTTAGTAACTTTTCCTACAAATAAAGAGGTAAAAAAATCAGATTTTAAATTGAATTATGCCTCTGCTACTGGAGATTTTGTTGAAAATGAATTGATTGAGTATGCATATAAAGATAGTTTACCTATTCTAAATAAACAAGCACAAAATTCTTCTGCAAGTTTTAATTATAACAAAGAAGTTTTTCAAGAAACTATTTTAAATAGAAGATCCATAAGAGAGTTTAATCAAGGCTCTATGAGTAAAATAGAATTTGAAATGATAATGAAAAATATTAAAGATAATATTATAAGTGATTGTGAGGAAGAAGTTGAGATTTATTATGTAATAAACAGAGTAAAAGATATGATTCTAGGTCTTTATCTTGACGATAAAATTATAAAAGAGGGTGACTTGAAACAAAAAGCTGGATATTTGTGCCTAGAGCAAGATTTAGGTAAAAGTTCTGCTGTTACATTCTTTTTAACAACAAAATCAAAAAATTACCAAGCTGCTTATCAAAAAGCAGGAATTATCGGACATAGATTATATTTGGCTTCAAATTACTTGGGATATGGTTGTAGCGGAATAGGTGCTTATTATGATGATGAAGTATGTGAGTTTATAGGTGATAATACAATGGTTTTATATGCTTTAGCTATTGGAAAATAG
- a CDS encoding DNA alkylation repair protein: protein MAEQLKNVYTKEYIRNLANKIKENYNDFDNDGFINSIFNPTWEILELKMRMRHIAITLNEYLPLPYKKQLEILKPASKDFSGFEAMFFQDFVEVYGLDDFENSMDALEVFTIDSSSEFAIRAFILKYEDKTMQQMKLWAKSSNEHIRRLASEGCRPRLPWAVALPRFKANPSKVFEIIELLKNDPSKYVQKSVANNLNDISKDNPELVIEFVKNNLGVSKELDWICKHASRTLLKKGDEKVLELFSFGKSHHIDISNFICDELVKVDDYLNFSFEVVSDEELGNIRVEYGMYYLKSNRAHNKKVFMISQNEVKSNNKKFIKKQSFKNMTTRKHYLGKHYISIIINGKEMIKKEFILDDTCN from the coding sequence ATGGCAGAACAATTAAAAAATGTATATACAAAAGAGTATATAAGAAATTTAGCAAATAAAATAAAAGAAAATTACAATGACTTTGATAATGATGGTTTTATAAATTCTATATTTAATCCTACTTGGGAAATTTTAGAACTAAAGATGCGAATGCGACATATTGCAATTACCCTTAATGAATATTTACCCTTGCCTTATAAAAAGCAACTTGAAATATTAAAACCTGCATCAAAAGATTTTAGTGGATTTGAAGCAATGTTTTTTCAAGACTTTGTGGAAGTTTATGGATTAGATGATTTTGAGAACTCTATGGATGCACTAGAAGTCTTTACAATTGATTCTAGTTCTGAGTTTGCAATAAGAGCATTTATCTTGAAGTATGAAGATAAAACTATGCAACAAATGAAACTTTGGGCTAAAAGTTCAAATGAACATATTAGAAGACTTGCCAGTGAAGGGTGTCGTCCTAGACTTCCTTGGGCTGTGGCACTTCCTAGATTTAAAGCAAATCCATCAAAGGTCTTTGAGATAATTGAACTTCTTAAAAATGACCCTTCTAAATATGTACAAAAATCTGTAGCAAACAATCTTAATGATATCTCAAAAGATAATCCAGAACTTGTAATTGAGTTTGTTAAAAACAACCTTGGAGTTTCCAAAGAGCTTGATTGGATATGTAAGCATGCTTCAAGAACACTGCTTAAAAAGGGTGATGAAAAAGTATTGGAGTTATTTTCTTTTGGAAAATCACATCATATAGATATTTCTAATTTTATTTGCGATGAACTTGTAAAAGTTGATGATTATTTAAATTTCTCCTTTGAAGTTGTTTCAGATGAAGAACTTGGGAATATTAGAGTTGAGTATGGAATGTATTATTTAAAATCAAATAGGGCACATAACAAAAAAGTTTTTATGATAAGTCAAAATGAGGTAAAATCAAATAATAAAAAGTTTATAAAAAAACAAAGCTTTAAAAATATGACTACTAGAAAACACTATTTAGGCAAACACTATATTTCTATTATAATAAATGGTAAAGAGATGATAAAAAAGGAATTTATTTTAGATGACACCTGCAATTAG
- a CDS encoding NAD-glutamate dehydrogenase domain-containing protein: protein MTSSDMNAVCSQLLKPEDLEISDELFSQVQTDKIVTNIIKEKNSIDIKIFSIHQLYLSLVTPILHDIGFLIIDEVTYNVQNGKDQIFVSRFNLKLQKDDDIDKILNAKNNLENVITKVISDECIQHSRVFSLVYNENFDERKISLVRAMIEYIDQAVLTINSATILNIYITHHDITKLFVDYFYIKFDPSVKKRDSKLKDLKEKIEEKIKQIPQIIDDKILKLTLSFLDSLLRTSYFLDKETIAFKINTAEFGENLKGLQPNLENFIYHESFFGIHLRMTNISRGGLRWSDRHDDYRQEIKSLMITQEGKNSIIIPDGAKGGFVIKKETSEVTKEYFKEVYTMFINANLDLVDNLVDGKVVKDKNLVCYDGDDAYFVVAADKGTAAMSDVANEIAISRGFWLGDAFASGGSNGYGHKELGITARGSLRSSERFFIEEGIDIYKDNITVMGIGSMNGDVFGNGLIESDKFILYGAIGHKEIFVDPTPDPIQSFKERKRLFESKNGSWKNYNKKLISQGGGVFLRSEKEIELTPEIKKLVGTTRKVVSGEELCIMLLTMPVDLLFNGGVGTYVKASDENSLDIGDKQNEAVRVDANNLKAKIVCEGGNLGFTQKARIEYALGGGRINIDGIDNAAGVDTSDHEVNLKILLNMISNNENICKEDSQATLNSMTEQVVKLVLDSNYNQALSISIDERFSRKYLNDFLKVIEVLDNNIPAFNRAAFHIPKNENINEIIDISGSIVRPVLCSLLSYSKIFLKKVLLESTLVDDQFALQFLYRYFPKSFVGAYEHEIINHPLKREIIATMMADIIVNAQGSTFVSDYEKLGNERYLLKIKSYLVAKQLFGAKEIREKIYQQDYIMNVDEQYKLINKLEYILYASTKWMVKYLKKNQLDATHILDHKDELFDLLKEVHTQKVEKLIDKDEQFNLFFSVIDYLRFAIPAIVIKESTNHSFKDVIILFYSLIHEFNILDIIFSLNKVEITSKNDMVLRNQVLQFIEFIVVHYTKKVLNFQRLNEEPAVAFTNFINNESESFYKVRENLDLFLTKDNKDIKEIAITVNQMMVSLL from the coding sequence ATGACTTCTTCAGATATGAATGCAGTATGTTCTCAATTATTGAAACCCGAAGATTTAGAGATTTCCGATGAGTTGTTCAGTCAAGTTCAAACAGACAAAATTGTTACAAACATAATAAAAGAAAAGAATTCCATTGATATAAAGATATTTTCTATTCACCAGTTATATTTGTCTTTAGTTACTCCAATATTACATGATATTGGTTTTTTGATTATTGATGAAGTTACTTATAATGTTCAAAATGGAAAAGATCAAATTTTTGTTTCAAGGTTTAATCTAAAGTTACAAAAAGATGATGATATAGACAAAATATTAAATGCTAAAAATAATTTAGAAAATGTTATTACAAAAGTTATAAGTGATGAATGTATTCAACACTCAAGGGTATTTTCATTGGTTTATAATGAAAACTTTGATGAAAGAAAGATAAGTTTAGTAAGAGCGATGATTGAATACATTGATCAAGCAGTTCTCACTATAAATTCTGCAACGATTTTAAATATATATATTACCCATCACGATATTACTAAGCTTTTTGTAGACTATTTTTACATAAAGTTTGACCCCAGTGTTAAAAAAAGAGACTCTAAGTTAAAAGATTTAAAAGAAAAAATAGAAGAAAAAATTAAGCAAATACCTCAAATAATTGATGATAAGATTTTAAAATTGACTTTGTCATTTTTGGATTCTCTTCTAAGAACAAGTTATTTTTTAGATAAAGAAACAATTGCTTTTAAAATAAATACAGCAGAGTTTGGAGAAAACCTTAAAGGATTGCAACCAAATTTAGAGAATTTTATTTATCATGAATCTTTTTTTGGTATTCATTTAAGAATGACAAATATCTCAAGAGGTGGTCTTAGATGGAGTGATAGACATGATGATTATAGACAAGAGATAAAATCTCTTATGATTACCCAAGAGGGTAAAAATTCTATTATTATTCCTGATGGTGCAAAGGGTGGATTTGTAATCAAAAAAGAGACAAGTGAAGTCACAAAAGAGTACTTTAAAGAAGTATATACAATGTTTATCAATGCCAACCTTGATTTAGTAGATAATTTGGTTGACGGGAAAGTTGTAAAAGATAAAAATCTTGTTTGTTATGATGGAGATGATGCTTATTTTGTAGTTGCTGCTGATAAAGGAACTGCTGCTATGAGTGATGTGGCAAATGAGATTGCTATTAGCAGAGGTTTTTGGTTGGGTGATGCTTTTGCAAGTGGTGGAAGTAATGGATATGGACATAAAGAGCTAGGAATTACTGCTCGAGGATCACTTAGATCAAGTGAAAGATTCTTTATTGAAGAGGGTATTGATATTTACAAAGATAACATAACTGTCATGGGAATTGGATCTATGAATGGAGATGTTTTTGGAAATGGTCTTATCGAATCAGATAAATTTATTCTTTATGGTGCTATTGGACATAAAGAGATTTTTGTTGACCCAACTCCAGATCCTATTCAAAGTTTCAAAGAGAGAAAAAGACTTTTTGAATCTAAAAATGGAAGTTGGAAAAATTATAACAAAAAATTAATTTCACAAGGTGGTGGAGTATTTTTAAGAAGTGAAAAAGAGATAGAACTAACACCAGAAATTAAAAAGCTTGTGGGAACAACAAGAAAAGTAGTTAGTGGAGAAGAACTTTGTATTATGCTTCTTACTATGCCAGTGGATTTATTGTTTAATGGAGGAGTTGGAACTTATGTAAAAGCAAGTGATGAAAACTCATTAGATATAGGTGATAAGCAAAATGAAGCGGTAAGAGTTGATGCAAATAATTTAAAAGCAAAAATTGTTTGTGAGGGTGGGAACTTAGGATTTACACAAAAAGCAAGAATAGAGTATGCTTTAGGTGGAGGAAGAATCAATATTGATGGAATCGATAATGCAGCAGGAGTTGATACTTCTGATCATGAAGTAAATCTAAAGATTTTATTAAATATGATTAGCAATAATGAAAATATTTGTAAAGAAGATTCCCAAGCAACTTTAAACTCAATGACAGAACAAGTTGTAAAATTAGTTTTGGATAGTAATTACAATCAAGCCTTGTCTATATCTATTGATGAAAGATTTTCAAGAAAATATTTAAATGACTTTTTAAAAGTAATTGAAGTATTGGATAATAATATACCAGCTTTTAATAGAGCAGCTTTTCATATTCCCAAAAATGAAAATATAAATGAGATAATAGATATAAGTGGCTCAATAGTAAGACCAGTTTTATGTTCACTTTTATCTTATTCAAAAATATTTCTAAAAAAAGTATTACTTGAATCAACTTTAGTAGATGACCAATTTGCCTTGCAGTTCTTATATAGATATTTTCCAAAATCATTTGTTGGAGCCTATGAACATGAGATAATAAATCATCCACTAAAAAGAGAAATTATTGCAACTATGATGGCTGATATAATTGTAAATGCCCAAGGAAGTACTTTTGTTAGCGATTATGAAAAATTAGGAAATGAAAGATATTTATTAAAAATCAAATCATATTTAGTAGCAAAACAACTATTTGGAGCTAAAGAAATACGAGAAAAAATCTATCAACAAGATTATATAATGAATGTTGATGAACAATATAAATTAATCAATAAATTAGAATATATTTTATATGCAAGTACTAAATGGATGGTTAAATATCTTAAAAAGAATCAGTTAGATGCTACACATATTTTAGATCATAAAGATGAACTTTTTGATTTACTAAAAGAAGTACATACTCAAAAAGTAGAAAAACTAATTGATAAGGATGAACAATTTAATCTTTTCTTTTCTGTAATTGATTATCTTAGATTTGCGATTCCTGCTATAGTAATAAAAGAGAGTACAAATCACTCCTTTAAAGATGTGATTATATTATTTTACTCTCTTATACATGAGTTTAATATCTTAGACATTATTTTCTCACTTAATAAAGTAGAAATAACTTCTAAAAATGATATGGTTCTAAGAAATCAAGTTTTACAATTCATTGAGTTTATTGTTGTTCATTACACTAAAAAAGTATTGAATTTTCAAAGGTTAAATGAAGAACCAGCTGTAGCTTTTACAAACTTTATAAATAATGAAAGTGAATCATTTTATAAAGTAAGAGAAAATCTTGATCTATTTCTTACAAAAGATAATAAGGATATTAAAGAAATAGCAATTACTGTTAATCAAATGATGGTCTCTTTATTATAA
- a CDS encoding EAL domain-containing protein produces MFSKIIDNSYYQKNIKVLFIHTNKDFISKTSKLLEKYFISITISTNSDDVSEKLKEKYFDILFIDIDSSEQSCIEFVKQVKKTNPMLSIIAFSSGNNIPLLQECLKLSIDGYIFKPIIKEQFSATIEKVCDYKCSKYQVDNNVNYLNQYVKIIDSSNIISKTNIEGKITYVSENFCRITGYSKEELVGNTHSILKHKDNPPILYKEMWRTIKIEKKEWHGILKNVSKSGKVYYVKSTIMPLLDLDGNIIEFIAFRDSVNVVLDDKKHLLNKIELNNLSLLILVQIEEFDILDKFYNILKVDQIEKTFASNLLAYLPDNYVFEDVYALGDGRYALLTDYFAFEKLNMKIHDYLEIFVKNVTESVLEIDGIEYDLNIIISYSCGKYSLYEDARAGLEEAISKNKIINYSNDSSIKTNQEAKKNFEVIKMVKIALDNYKIVSYFQPIINNKTKEIEKYESLVRLINEKGEVISPVEFLNISKKGNYYNKITSRVLENSFKMLDFVNTKLSINLSALDIEKEQTRKEIFNLLDKYKKDNKRIVFELLEDENVKDFKSIKLFIRKVKRRGVMIAIDDFGAGYSNFERLLDFEPDILKIDGSLVKNIEKDSFSRNIIETIVSFAKKQKILTIAEYVENESIFNLLNEIGVDYSQGYYFGKPEDLIN; encoded by the coding sequence GTGTTTTCTAAAATAATTGATAATTCTTATTATCAGAAAAATATAAAAGTATTATTTATACATACTAATAAAGATTTTATTTCAAAAACATCAAAATTATTGGAAAAATATTTTATCTCTATTACTATATCAACTAACAGTGATGATGTAAGTGAAAAACTTAAAGAAAAATATTTTGATATTCTTTTTATAGATATTGATTCTTCAGAACAAAGTTGTATTGAATTTGTAAAACAAGTAAAAAAAACAAATCCTATGTTGTCTATTATTGCATTTTCAAGCGGAAATAATATACCATTACTTCAAGAGTGTTTAAAGTTATCAATAGATGGATATATTTTTAAACCAATAATAAAAGAACAATTTTCTGCAACTATTGAAAAAGTATGTGATTATAAATGTAGTAAGTATCAAGTTGATAATAATGTAAACTATTTAAATCAATATGTAAAAATAATAGATAGTAGTAACATAATTTCAAAGACAAATATTGAAGGCAAAATTACATATGTAAGTGAGAACTTTTGTAGAATTACAGGCTATTCAAAAGAAGAATTAGTTGGAAACACTCACAGTATCTTAAAACATAAAGATAATCCACCTATTTTATATAAAGAGATGTGGCGTACAATAAAAATTGAAAAAAAAGAGTGGCATGGTATTTTAAAAAATGTTTCAAAATCAGGAAAAGTATATTATGTTAAATCAACTATAATGCCCCTTTTAGATTTAGATGGAAATATTATAGAGTTTATTGCTTTTAGAGATAGTGTAAATGTGGTTTTAGATGATAAAAAACATTTGTTAAATAAAATAGAATTAAATAACTTATCACTTCTTATATTAGTTCAAATTGAAGAATTTGATATATTAGACAAGTTTTACAATATACTAAAAGTAGATCAAATTGAAAAAACTTTTGCATCAAATTTATTAGCTTATTTACCTGATAATTATGTTTTTGAAGATGTATATGCTTTAGGAGATGGGAGATATGCACTTTTAACTGATTATTTTGCTTTTGAAAAGTTAAATATGAAAATACATGATTATCTTGAGATATTTGTAAAAAATGTAACAGAATCTGTTTTAGAAATAGATGGTATAGAGTATGACTTGAACATAATTATAAGTTATTCTTGTGGAAAATATAGTCTTTATGAAGATGCAAGAGCAGGGCTTGAAGAAGCTATATCTAAAAATAAAATCATAAATTATTCAAATGATTCTTCAATAAAAACAAATCAAGAAGCTAAAAAGAATTTTGAAGTTATAAAGATGGTTAAAATTGCCCTTGATAATTATAAAATTGTCTCTTATTTTCAACCAATAATTAATAATAAAACAAAAGAAATTGAAAAATATGAATCCTTGGTTAGACTTATAAATGAAAAAGGAGAAGTTATATCTCCTGTAGAATTTTTGAATATTTCTAAAAAAGGTAATTATTATAATAAAATTACTTCAAGAGTTTTGGAAAACTCTTTTAAAATGTTAGATTTTGTTAATACGAAATTATCAATAAATTTATCTGCACTAGATATAGAAAAAGAGCAAACAAGAAAAGAGATTTTTAATTTGCTTGATAAATATAAGAAAGATAATAAAAGAATTGTTTTTGAACTTTTAGAAGATGAAAATGTAAAAGACTTTAAAAGTATCAAACTTTTTATTAGAAAAGTTAAAAGAAGAGGTGTAATGATTGCAATTGATGATTTTGGAGCAGGATATTCCAACTTTGAAAGATTGCTTGATTTTGAACCAGATATTTTAAAAATAGATGGCTCTTTAGTTAAAAACATAGAAAAAGATTCTTTTAGCAGAAATATTATTGAAACAATTGTCTCTTTTGCAAAAAAGCAAAAGATTTTGACAATTGCAGAGTATGTAGAAAATGAATCAATATTTAATTTATTAAATGAAATAGGAGTTGATTATTCTCAAGGCTACTATTTTGGCAAACCAGAAGATTTGATTAACTAA
- a CDS encoding paraquat-inducible protein A: MDAIIECKHCGLFLKNKNEKIKCPRCGSKITNKEHSLDSLYYAITALLLFILLNIYPLLTLSLNGNTLKTTLIGTISVFFKEDFLFVGALVLFTIILAPILNSFIIILIFVQSKMKRKIFSFRVLYDGFHFFKTWGFIEVYIIGVIVTYIKLTGMASSTSFDTGFYIMLFYLFIFYMSNKKFDIKSVLE, from the coding sequence ATGGATGCAATAATTGAATGTAAGCATTGTGGACTTTTTTTAAAAAATAAGAATGAAAAAATCAAATGCCCAAGATGTGGTTCAAAAATTACAAATAAAGAACATAGTCTTGACTCTTTGTATTATGCAATAACTGCATTGTTACTTTTTATATTGTTAAATATCTATCCTTTACTAACTTTATCTCTAAATGGAAATACTTTAAAAACAACACTTATTGGGACTATTAGCGTATTTTTTAAAGAAGATTTTCTTTTTGTTGGAGCTTTGGTCTTATTTACAATTATTTTAGCTCCTATTTTAAACTCTTTTATAATTATATTAATATTTGTTCAAAGTAAAATGAAAAGGAAAATATTTTCTTTTAGAGTTTTATATGATGGATTTCATTTTTTTAAGACTTGGGGTTTCATTGAAGTTTATATTATTGGTGTAATTGTTACATATATTAAACTTACAGGAATGGCATCTTCAACAAGCTTTGATACTGGATTTTATATTATGCTTTTTTATCTTTTTATATTTTATATGTCTAATAAAAAATTTGATATAAAAAGTGTGTTAGAGTAA
- a CDS encoding globin, whose amino-acid sequence MNYTITEGAFGQRPNVALPNPKILEVLGEEGMREMIAKHYDFLVQTEIKGLFPPTKEGLDAAKKHAADFFIQICGGPRYFDHSRGAPRMVARHSPFKIDSNARVIWLENFAKAIEETNLNEELKKSFWEYIDIFSIWMVNSSDSPHSMFKM is encoded by the coding sequence ATGAATTATACTATTACAGAAGGTGCATTTGGGCAAAGACCAAATGTAGCTTTACCAAACCCTAAGATATTAGAAGTTTTAGGAGAAGAAGGCATGAGAGAAATGATTGCCAAGCACTATGATTTTTTAGTACAAACAGAAATAAAAGGACTCTTTCCTCCTACAAAAGAAGGACTTGATGCAGCTAAAAAACATGCAGCTGATTTTTTTATACAAATTTGTGGAGGACCTAGATATTTTGATCACTCAAGAGGAGCACCAAGAATGGTAGCAAGGCACTCTCCTTTTAAAATTGACTCAAATGCAAGAGTTATTTGGCTTGAAAATTTTGCAAAAGCAATTGAAGAGACAAATTTAAATGAAGAGTTAAAAAAATCATTTTGGGAGTATATAGATATTTTTTCTATTTGGATGGTAAATTCTAGTGATTCACCTCACTCTATGTTTAAAATGTAA